From Aerosticca soli, a single genomic window includes:
- the motD gene encoding flagellar motor protein MotD encodes MKRRLDGEEHVNHERWAIPYADLMTLLLAFFVVMYAVSVVNEGKYRVMSESIIEAFHGNSRAMTPPAGEETPRVAPPNPPTARPGTAGVPIPAPIPLRPMPRGNAAERRPAADSPQQQNLRRIEDQVQQAMRPLIDRNLIAVRRNENWLEIEIRTDILFPSGTAQVHPSAQAVLDQLAGILAGFDNPLRIEGYTDDKPINTAVYPSNWELSAARAATVARLFAEHGVDPKRLGIIGWGEYRPTADNATAEGRNRNRRVLVVVLSDDKAPARFYSAAQTAADGAAGKAGGAAAAADRAEATPGATAPPTITVTASPQGEGGRR; translated from the coding sequence ATGAAACGCAGGCTGGACGGCGAGGAACACGTCAATCACGAGCGCTGGGCGATTCCCTACGCCGACCTGATGACCCTGCTGCTCGCCTTCTTCGTGGTGATGTACGCGGTCTCGGTGGTCAACGAAGGCAAGTACCGGGTGATGTCCGAGTCGATCATCGAAGCCTTCCACGGCAACAGCCGTGCGATGACGCCGCCGGCGGGCGAGGAGACGCCGCGCGTGGCGCCGCCCAATCCGCCCACCGCGCGGCCGGGCACCGCCGGCGTGCCGATTCCCGCGCCGATCCCGTTGCGGCCGATGCCGCGCGGCAACGCCGCGGAACGGCGGCCGGCCGCCGATTCGCCGCAGCAGCAGAACTTGCGGCGCATCGAAGACCAGGTCCAACAGGCCATGCGGCCGCTGATCGACCGCAACCTCATCGCGGTGCGGCGCAACGAGAACTGGCTGGAGATCGAGATCCGCACCGACATCCTGTTTCCCAGCGGCACCGCGCAGGTGCATCCTTCCGCGCAGGCGGTGCTGGATCAGCTGGCCGGCATCCTCGCCGGCTTCGACAATCCGCTGCGGATCGAGGGCTACACCGACGACAAGCCGATCAATACGGCCGTCTATCCGTCCAATTGGGAGCTGTCGGCGGCGCGCGCGGCCACCGTGGCGCGACTGTTCGCCGAGCATGGCGTCGACCCCAAGCGGCTCGGCATCATCGGCTGGGGCGAGTACCGGCCGACCGCCGACAACGCCACCGCCGAGGGACGCAACCGCAACCGCCGCGTGCTGGTGGTGGTGCTGAGCGACGACAAGGCGCCGGCGCGCTTCTACAGTGCGGCGCAGACGGCCGCCGACGGTGCGGCCGGCAAGGCGGGCGGCGCGGCCGCCGCGGCGGACAGGGCCGAGGCCACGCCCGGCGCCACCGCACCACCGACAATCACGGTCACGGCGAGCCCACAGGGCGAAGGAGGGCGGCGGTGA
- a CDS encoding chemotaxis protein CheW — MNIANERPDMARRWLSFRLAGQDYAAPLAEVSEVIRPGACLPVPGAAPDLIGIYPLRGRIVPVMDGRRRLGLPPAELGDDTRARVVVLNPEQQWIGLRVDAVGDLIDADPEAIAPPPADRERRADDPVCGVLSLPQAFIALLDVRRLCRLP, encoded by the coding sequence GTGAATATCGCGAACGAACGTCCCGACATGGCCAGGCGCTGGCTTTCGTTCCGCCTGGCCGGGCAGGACTATGCGGCCCCGCTCGCCGAAGTGAGCGAGGTGATCCGTCCCGGGGCATGCCTGCCGGTGCCCGGTGCGGCGCCCGATCTCATCGGCATCTATCCGTTGCGCGGACGCATCGTGCCGGTCATGGACGGACGTCGGCGGCTCGGCCTGCCGCCGGCGGAGCTGGGTGATGACACGCGCGCCCGCGTGGTGGTGCTCAACCCGGAGCAGCAGTGGATCGGCCTGCGCGTGGACGCCGTCGGCGACCTCATCGACGCCGATCCGGAGGCGATCGCGCCGCCGCCGGCCGACCGCGAGCGGCGGGCGGACGATCCGGTCTGCGGCGTGTTGAGCCTGCCGCAGGCCTTCATCGCGCTCTTGGACGTGCGCCGGCTGTGCCGGCTGCCGTGA
- a CDS encoding ABC transporter permease, translated as MRAANVWYLGLKELVSLIRDPMMLVLIAWAFTFSVHTTAKALPETLNKAPISIVNEDRSPLSWRIVDAFQPPYFKRPELIDQAEMDRRMDAGLDTFALDIPPEFQRDVLAGRQPAIQLNVDATRMTQAFTGSGYVQNIVSGQVNDFVRRYRAQDLLPVDLALRVRFNPELNKSWFGAIMQVVNHVTLLSIVLTGAALIREREHGTVEHLLVMPVTPFEIMASKVWSMGLVVLAASAVSMVLVVRGWLGVPIQGSLALFMAGAALHLFATTSMGIFLATIARSMPQFALLLMLVLMPLQMLSGGSTPRESMPVLVQDLMLAAPNTHFIMLAQAILYRGAGLAVVWPQFLALALIGGVLFALTLARFRRTIATMA; from the coding sequence GTGCGCGCTGCCAACGTGTGGTACCTGGGGCTCAAGGAGCTGGTCAGCCTGATCCGCGACCCGATGATGCTGGTGCTGATCGCCTGGGCGTTCACCTTCTCGGTGCACACCACCGCCAAGGCGCTGCCCGAGACGCTCAACAAGGCGCCGATCTCGATCGTCAACGAGGACCGCTCGCCGCTGTCCTGGCGCATCGTCGATGCCTTCCAGCCGCCCTATTTCAAGCGTCCCGAACTGATCGACCAGGCCGAGATGGACCGGCGCATGGACGCGGGCCTGGACACCTTTGCGCTCGACATTCCACCGGAATTCCAGCGCGACGTGCTGGCCGGGCGCCAGCCGGCGATCCAGCTCAACGTCGATGCCACCCGCATGACCCAGGCCTTCACCGGCAGCGGCTACGTGCAGAACATCGTCAGCGGGCAGGTCAACGATTTCGTCAGGCGCTACCGCGCGCAGGACCTGCTGCCGGTCGATCTGGCCCTGCGCGTGCGTTTCAACCCGGAGCTCAACAAATCCTGGTTCGGCGCGATCATGCAGGTGGTCAACCACGTGACCTTGCTCTCCATCGTGCTGACCGGCGCGGCGCTGATCCGCGAGCGCGAGCACGGCACGGTGGAACACCTGCTGGTGATGCCGGTGACGCCGTTCGAGATCATGGCGAGCAAGGTGTGGTCGATGGGCCTGGTGGTGCTCGCCGCCAGCGCGGTGTCGATGGTGCTGGTCGTCCGCGGCTGGCTGGGCGTGCCCATCCAGGGCTCGCTGGCGCTGTTCATGGCCGGCGCCGCGCTGCACCTGTTCGCGACCACCTCGATGGGCATCTTCCTTGCCACCATCGCCCGCTCGATGCCGCAGTTCGCGCTGCTCCTGATGCTGGTGCTGATGCCGCTGCAGATGCTTTCCGGCGGCTCCACCCCGCGCGAGAGCATGCCGGTGCTGGTGCAGGACCTGATGCTGGCGGCACCGAACACGCATTTCATCATGCTGGCCCAGGCCATCCTCTACCGCGGTGCCGGGCTGGCCGTGGTCTGGCCGCAATTCCTGGCGCTGGCGCTGATCGGCGGCGTGTTGTTCGCGCTCACCCTGGCGCGCTTTCGCCGCACCATCGCGACCATGGCCTAG
- the rbbA gene encoding ribosome-associated ATPase/putative transporter RbbA, with amino-acid sequence MTTAASARAAGAVATLRGVGLSYGKVRALDHVDLAVPAGCMAGLIGPDGVGKSSLLALLSGARRIQEGRVEVLGGDMADAEHRRLCGPRIAYMPQGLGRNLYPTLSVAENIDFFASLFGHDAAERRRRIDTLTAATGLAPFKDRPAGKLSGGMKQKLGLCCALVHDPDFLILDEPTTGVDPLSRRQFWELIDTIRAERAGMSVLVATAYMDEAARFDWLAAMNAGRVLATGAPQALLARTGSASLEEAFIALLPEQARRGHVPVHIPPRDADHDGEVVIEARDLTMRFGDFTAVDHVSFRIRRGEIFGFLGSNGCGKTTTMKMLTGLLPPSEGQAWLFGRSVDPHDIATRAQVGYMSQFFSLYEELTVRQNLELHARLFRIPAEQIPARVAATVQRFALGDFLDSLPSSLPLGQRQRLSLAVALIHQPPILILDEPTSGVDPVARDAFWRILGELSRRDGVTIFVSTHFMNEAERCDRLALMHAGRVLATDTPEGIKRQRGKDSLEDAFIDLLEEASRSGIAPPPEAADAFKATPPRRAGTALRRLFDFRRMASHARREALELRRDPIRLTLALAGSAILMFVMGFGINMDVENLRFAVLDRDQTALSHDYTLNISGSRYFIERPPLTSSEELDRRMREGELSLAIEIPPRFAADLAHGRPVQIGAWIDGAMPTRAETVRGYVQGLHAQWLASRARLAGVSAALATPATIETRFRYNPDVESLIAMVPAVIPMLLMLIPAMLATLAVVREKEIGSITNFYVTPTTRLEFLLGKQLPYLALSFVSFLMLTLLAVTVFGVPLKGSFPALACGALLYLGSSTGLGLLISTFMRSQIAALFGTAVLTLLPAANFSGMLDPVSSLEGVGRFIGEIYPTTHFLTIARGTFSKALGFADLRGSFVPLLVAAPVLLLSAAALLRKQED; translated from the coding sequence ATGACCACGGCCGCGTCTGCCCGCGCGGCGGGTGCCGTCGCCACGCTGCGCGGCGTCGGGTTGAGCTACGGCAAGGTGCGCGCGCTCGACCACGTGGACCTGGCGGTGCCCGCCGGCTGCATGGCCGGACTGATCGGCCCGGACGGCGTGGGCAAGTCCAGCCTGCTCGCGCTGCTGTCCGGCGCGCGGCGCATCCAGGAAGGCCGCGTCGAAGTGCTCGGCGGCGACATGGCCGATGCCGAACACCGCCGCCTCTGCGGCCCGCGCATCGCCTACATGCCGCAAGGCCTGGGCCGCAACCTCTATCCGACCCTGTCGGTGGCCGAGAACATCGACTTCTTCGCCAGCCTGTTCGGGCACGACGCGGCCGAACGCCGGCGGCGGATCGACACGCTCACCGCAGCCACCGGGCTCGCGCCGTTCAAGGACCGTCCTGCCGGCAAGCTCTCCGGCGGCATGAAGCAGAAGCTCGGGCTGTGCTGCGCGCTGGTGCACGACCCGGATTTCCTGATCCTGGACGAGCCGACCACCGGCGTCGATCCGCTCTCGCGACGCCAGTTCTGGGAGCTCATCGACACCATCCGCGCCGAACGCGCGGGCATGAGCGTGCTGGTCGCCACTGCCTACATGGACGAAGCCGCCCGGTTCGACTGGCTGGCGGCGATGAACGCCGGCCGCGTGCTGGCGACCGGCGCGCCGCAGGCATTGCTCGCGCGCACCGGCAGCGCGAGCCTGGAGGAAGCCTTCATCGCGCTGCTGCCCGAGCAGGCGCGGCGCGGCCACGTGCCCGTGCACATCCCGCCGCGCGACGCCGACCACGACGGCGAAGTGGTGATCGAGGCGCGCGACCTCACCATGCGCTTTGGCGACTTCACCGCGGTGGACCACGTCAGCTTCCGCATCCGCCGCGGCGAGATCTTCGGCTTCCTGGGTTCCAACGGCTGCGGCAAGACCACCACCATGAAGATGCTGACCGGCCTGCTGCCGCCGAGCGAGGGCCAGGCCTGGCTATTCGGCCGCAGCGTCGATCCGCACGACATCGCCACCCGTGCGCAGGTCGGCTACATGTCGCAGTTCTTCTCGCTCTACGAAGAACTCACCGTGCGCCAGAACCTGGAACTGCACGCGCGGCTGTTCCGCATCCCGGCCGAGCAGATTCCGGCGCGCGTGGCGGCGACCGTGCAGCGCTTCGCGCTCGGCGACTTCCTGGACAGCCTGCCCTCCAGCCTGCCGCTGGGTCAGCGGCAGCGGCTTTCGCTGGCGGTGGCGCTGATCCACCAGCCGCCGATCCTGATCCTGGACGAACCGACCTCGGGCGTGGACCCGGTCGCGCGCGACGCCTTCTGGCGCATCCTCGGCGAGCTTTCCCGACGCGACGGCGTGACCATCTTCGTCTCCACCCATTTCATGAACGAGGCCGAGCGCTGCGACCGGCTGGCGCTGATGCATGCCGGCCGCGTGCTGGCCACCGACACGCCCGAAGGGATCAAGCGCCAGCGCGGCAAGGACAGCCTGGAAGACGCCTTCATCGACCTGCTGGAAGAGGCCTCGCGCAGCGGCATCGCACCGCCGCCGGAAGCGGCCGATGCGTTCAAGGCCACGCCGCCGCGACGCGCCGGCACGGCCCTGCGACGCCTGTTCGACTTCCGGCGCATGGCAAGCCATGCCCGCCGCGAAGCGCTGGAACTGCGCCGCGACCCGATCCGGCTGACGCTGGCGCTGGCCGGCAGCGCGATCCTGATGTTCGTGATGGGCTTCGGCATCAACATGGACGTGGAGAACCTGCGCTTTGCCGTGCTCGATCGTGACCAGACCGCGCTCAGCCACGACTACACGCTCAACATTTCCGGCTCGCGCTATTTCATCGAGCGGCCGCCACTGACCAGCAGCGAGGAACTGGACCGGCGCATGCGCGAGGGCGAGCTCAGCCTCGCCATCGAGATCCCGCCGCGCTTCGCCGCGGACCTCGCCCACGGCCGGCCGGTGCAGATCGGCGCCTGGATCGACGGCGCCATGCCGACCCGCGCGGAAACCGTGCGCGGCTACGTGCAGGGCCTGCATGCGCAGTGGCTGGCCAGCCGCGCGCGCCTGGCGGGCGTCTCTGCCGCGCTGGCCACGCCGGCGACCATCGAGACCCGCTTCCGCTACAACCCGGACGTGGAAAGCCTGATCGCGATGGTGCCGGCAGTGATCCCGATGCTCTTGATGCTGATCCCGGCCATGCTGGCCACCCTGGCGGTGGTGCGCGAGAAGGAGATCGGTTCGATCACCAACTTCTACGTCACCCCGACCACGCGGCTGGAGTTCCTGCTCGGCAAGCAGCTGCCCTATCTGGCGCTCTCGTTCGTGAGCTTCCTGATGCTCACCCTGCTGGCCGTCACCGTGTTCGGCGTGCCGCTCAAGGGCAGCTTCCCGGCGCTGGCCTGCGGCGCGCTGCTGTATCTGGGGTCCTCCACCGGCCTCGGGCTGCTCATCTCGACCTTCATGCGCAGCCAGATCGCCGCGCTGTTCGGTACCGCCGTGCTCACCCTGCTGCCGGCGGCCAATTTCTCCGGCATGCTCGATCCGGTGTCCTCGCTGGAAGGCGTCGGCCGCTTCATCGGCGAGATCTACCCGACCACGCACTTTCTCACCATCGCCCGCGGCACCTTCTCCAAGGCGCTCGGCTTTGCCGATCTCCGCGGCAGCTTCGTGCCGCTGCTGGTGGCCGCGCCGGTGCTTCTGCTGAGCGCCGCCGCGCTGCTCCGCAAACAGGAGGACTGA
- a CDS encoding HlyD family secretion protein, protein MQNDHPQDPSANDPNDPPAAPSRPTADDDVRETSGTSGTDAAAQARTARMRRRRRVLWLVLALVAVGAFAAWWALRPAGLPEGIASGNGRIEAIEIDIAAKIAGRVKEIYANEGDFVQAGQPVAKMDTAVLEAQREQAQAQVQRARIAVDTALTLVRQRTAEKKAADATVAQRKAELEAARKQLARSLELAPKGYVPRSTVDNDQASFEAARAAVAAAQAQAVAAAGAINQAQTQVVDARSAVVAAEASLRSIQADIDDSLLKAPRDGRVQYRVAQPGEVLAAGGTVLNMVDLSDVYMTFFLPTKQAGRVALGAEARLVLDAIPQYVIPARISFVEDVAQFTPKTVETQEEREKLMFRVKAQIDPELLRRHLSQVKTGLPGMAYVKLDARVPWPPELTAKVPQ, encoded by the coding sequence ATGCAGAACGATCATCCGCAGGATCCGTCCGCCAACGACCCCAACGATCCGCCGGCCGCCCCCTCGCGCCCCACCGCCGACGACGACGTGCGCGAGACGTCCGGCACCTCCGGCACCGACGCCGCGGCGCAGGCACGTACCGCGCGGATGCGTCGCCGCCGGCGCGTACTCTGGCTGGTGCTGGCGCTCGTCGCCGTCGGCGCGTTTGCGGCCTGGTGGGCGCTGCGCCCGGCGGGGCTGCCCGAGGGCATCGCCAGCGGCAACGGCCGCATCGAGGCGATCGAGATCGACATCGCCGCCAAGATCGCCGGCCGGGTCAAGGAGATCTATGCCAACGAGGGCGACTTCGTGCAGGCCGGCCAGCCGGTGGCGAAGATGGATACCGCCGTGCTCGAGGCCCAGCGCGAGCAGGCCCAGGCCCAGGTCCAGCGGGCGCGCATCGCGGTGGACACCGCGCTCACCCTGGTCAGGCAGCGCACGGCCGAGAAGAAGGCCGCCGACGCCACCGTCGCCCAGCGCAAGGCCGAACTCGAGGCGGCACGCAAGCAGCTCGCCCGCAGCCTGGAACTCGCGCCCAAGGGCTACGTGCCGCGCTCGACGGTGGACAACGACCAGGCCAGTTTCGAGGCGGCCCGCGCCGCGGTCGCCGCCGCGCAGGCCCAGGCGGTGGCCGCGGCAGGCGCGATCAACCAGGCGCAGACCCAGGTGGTCGATGCGCGCTCGGCCGTGGTGGCGGCCGAGGCCTCGCTGCGCAGCATCCAGGCCGACATCGACGACAGCCTGCTCAAGGCGCCGCGCGACGGCCGCGTGCAGTACCGCGTGGCGCAGCCGGGCGAAGTGCTGGCCGCCGGCGGCACGGTGCTCAACATGGTCGACCTTTCCGACGTCTACATGACCTTCTTCCTGCCGACCAAACAGGCCGGACGTGTGGCGCTCGGCGCCGAGGCGCGGCTGGTGCTCGATGCGATTCCGCAATACGTGATCCCGGCCAGGATCTCCTTCGTCGAGGACGTGGCGCAGTTCACGCCCAAGACGGTGGAAACCCAGGAGGAGCGCGAGAAGCTCATGTTCCGGGTCAAGGCGCAGATCGATCCCGAGCTCCTGCGCCGCCACCTCTCGCAGGTCAAGACCGGCCTGCCGGGCATGGCCTACGTCAAGCTCGACGCGCGCGTGCCCTGGCCGCCGGAACTGACCGCCAAGGTCCCGCAATGA
- a CDS encoding pyrroloquinoline quinone-dependent dehydrogenase, whose amino-acid sequence MGSLFSGRRLASLTLPLLAWLPAFAAAQVASTAQPGQTAVWDSFHGQLSAQKYSPLTQIDADNVGKLVKAWEYHTGDVSDGSGKLPATVWSATPIFANDTLYIGTPFYRVIALDPGNGHVKWIFDTHSQRKALTQPVLKTRGVAYWQAAQPVAGQPCQKIVYMGTMDARLFALDADTGKPCEQFADHGVLDINQWNTTHAKWPLSVLQPPTVVGDRLILGWAGMDWVYTQEPPGTVFALDARTGRLEWTFQVLSEEMRKKSGTANVWTHMSADAEHGLVYLPVSSPSPNYWGGNRTGDVPLVTSTTALDVNTGKVVWSRQWVHHDLWDYDINAAPTLMDITVDGRRIPALMQSTKMGFLFVVNRLTGEDVWPIEERPVPQGDGSVVGEKYAPTQPFPTRPAPLLDQSRKPEISALADAVGMGQCSRLWKKLSYEGMYTPPTTRGEGTLAYPDSAGGVQWGGVAFDPVSQTAVVNVSHIVQYVKLFDRATYAKVAKGAGNESGFAPQEGAPYGMRLEVALNWLGMPCWKPPYGELVAIDMGSGQVKWRRPLGASQQYGFFMPESWGSPTIGGAAVTAGGVIFIGASMDAKVRAYALKTGKELWSDQAQAPVVANPAVYAYKGREYVAFVAGGNTILKKQVGDQLVVYTLPAP is encoded by the coding sequence ATGGGTTCCCTCTTTTCCGGACGCCGCCTGGCGTCGCTGACGCTTCCGTTGCTGGCGTGGTTGCCCGCATTCGCGGCTGCGCAGGTCGCCTCCACCGCCCAACCGGGTCAGACCGCGGTGTGGGACAGCTTCCACGGTCAGCTCAGCGCGCAGAAATACAGCCCGCTCACGCAGATCGATGCGGACAACGTGGGCAAACTGGTGAAGGCTTGGGAATACCACACCGGCGACGTCTCCGACGGTTCCGGCAAGCTGCCGGCGACGGTGTGGTCGGCCACGCCGATCTTCGCCAACGACACGCTCTACATCGGCACGCCGTTCTATCGGGTGATCGCGCTCGATCCGGGCAACGGCCATGTCAAGTGGATCTTCGACACGCACTCCCAGCGCAAGGCGCTCACCCAGCCGGTGCTGAAGACGCGCGGCGTGGCCTACTGGCAGGCCGCGCAGCCGGTGGCCGGGCAGCCGTGCCAGAAGATCGTCTACATGGGCACGATGGACGCGCGCCTGTTCGCGCTGGATGCCGACACCGGCAAACCCTGCGAGCAGTTCGCCGACCACGGCGTGCTCGACATCAACCAGTGGAACACCACCCACGCGAAATGGCCGCTGTCGGTGCTGCAGCCGCCGACCGTGGTCGGCGATCGCCTGATCCTGGGCTGGGCCGGGATGGACTGGGTCTACACCCAGGAGCCGCCCGGCACGGTGTTCGCGCTCGATGCGCGCACCGGGCGGCTGGAATGGACCTTCCAGGTGCTGTCCGAGGAGATGCGCAAGAAGAGCGGCACCGCCAACGTGTGGACGCACATGTCGGCCGATGCCGAGCATGGCCTGGTCTATCTGCCGGTGTCCTCGCCTTCGCCCAACTACTGGGGCGGCAACCGCACCGGGGACGTGCCGCTGGTCACCTCGACCACCGCGCTCGACGTCAACACCGGCAAAGTGGTGTGGTCGCGCCAGTGGGTGCACCACGACCTGTGGGACTACGACATCAATGCCGCACCCACGCTGATGGACATCACCGTCGACGGCCGGCGCATCCCGGCGCTCATGCAGTCGACCAAGATGGGTTTTCTGTTCGTGGTCAACCGGCTGACCGGCGAGGACGTGTGGCCGATCGAAGAGCGCCCGGTGCCGCAGGGCGACGGCAGTGTGGTCGGCGAGAAATACGCCCCCACCCAGCCCTTCCCGACCCGGCCGGCGCCGCTGCTGGACCAGTCGCGCAAGCCCGAGATCTCGGCGCTCGCCGACGCGGTGGGCATGGGCCAGTGCTCGCGGCTGTGGAAGAAGCTGAGCTATGAGGGCATGTATACGCCACCGACCACGCGAGGCGAGGGCACGCTGGCCTATCCCGACAGCGCCGGCGGCGTGCAGTGGGGCGGCGTGGCCTTCGACCCGGTCAGCCAGACCGCGGTGGTCAACGTGTCGCACATCGTGCAGTACGTGAAGCTGTTCGACCGCGCGACCTACGCCAAGGTCGCCAAGGGCGCCGGCAACGAGAGCGGCTTCGCGCCGCAGGAAGGCGCGCCCTACGGCATGCGCCTGGAAGTGGCCCTCAACTGGCTCGGCATGCCGTGCTGGAAACCGCCGTACGGCGAACTGGTGGCGATCGACATGGGCAGCGGCCAGGTGAAGTGGCGTCGGCCGCTCGGCGCCTCGCAGCAGTACGGCTTCTTCATGCCCGAAAGCTGGGGCTCGCCGACCATCGGCGGCGCCGCGGTGACCGCCGGCGGCGTCATCTTCATCGGCGCCTCGATGGACGCCAAGGTGCGCGCTTACGCACTCAAGACCGGCAAGGAGCTGTGGTCGGACCAGGCGCAGGCGCCGGTGGTCGCCAATCCGGCGGTGTATGCCTACAAGGGCCGCGAATACGTCGCCTTCGTCGCCGGCGGCAACACCATCCTCAAAAAACAAGTCGGTGACCAGCTGGTGGTCTATACCCTGCCGGCGCCGTGA
- a CDS encoding EscU/YscU/HrcU family type III secretion system export apparatus switch protein: MSTPLPSPQRRVTLRLAGPTQEPVGTLRPEALDMLLARARALGLPLHQDPQIAGVLAALRLREDIPPTLYAAAASVLACVYDAAQSR; encoded by the coding sequence ATGAGCACGCCGCTGCCATCGCCGCAACGCCGCGTCACCCTGCGCCTGGCCGGCCCGACCCAGGAGCCGGTCGGCACGCTGCGTCCCGAGGCGCTGGACATGCTGCTCGCGCGCGCCCGCGCGCTCGGCCTGCCGCTGCATCAGGATCCGCAGATCGCCGGCGTGCTCGCCGCGCTGCGGCTGCGCGAGGACATCCCGCCCACGCTCTACGCCGCCGCGGCCTCGGTCCTGGCCTGCGTCTACGACGCCGCGCAGTCGCGCTGA
- a CDS encoding flagellar hook-length control protein FliK produces MIIQPTSLAALTWAGAAAGSSAESWRIGAVLAARPLGLNDRGLLVLEIGGLTVEAEPPPGQQLANGQLPPQFQVRVQSLGGQPLLEILGTGGSDPIVYRALRERLPQQNGYAPLLSTLDALSRRPQLRQLPAPLREALAVLDHAVRLPEEITRGEGLREAIARSGLFLEAQLAQPRTDLAALATDDWKAALLRLAATLEPHAPARPPARGAETPPPLQQRGLQPPQARQPTPLELLESEGIDALIERLHGDVRAALARLEVAQLDNTQATAWMIEIPVQGEGGRDVLQLHLAFGRAEEGGGAWTLGFSIDLPPLGPVQGELHLRDLRLGVRLWAERGDTAERLERQFPALRQRLAACGLLLDQLSCQTGLPHGPQRAGGLLFKATA; encoded by the coding sequence GTGATCATTCAACCGACCAGCCTGGCCGCATTGACCTGGGCCGGCGCGGCCGCTGGCAGCAGCGCCGAGAGCTGGCGCATCGGCGCGGTGCTGGCCGCGCGACCGCTGGGGCTCAACGATCGCGGTCTGCTGGTGCTCGAGATCGGCGGGCTGACGGTGGAAGCCGAACCGCCTCCGGGCCAGCAGCTGGCCAACGGTCAATTGCCGCCGCAGTTCCAGGTGCGCGTGCAGAGCCTGGGCGGACAGCCGCTGCTGGAGATCCTGGGCACCGGCGGCAGCGATCCGATCGTCTACCGCGCCCTGCGCGAGCGGTTGCCGCAGCAGAACGGCTACGCGCCGCTTTTGTCCACGCTCGATGCGCTGTCCCGCCGGCCGCAGCTGCGCCAGCTGCCTGCCCCGCTGCGTGAGGCGCTGGCCGTGCTCGACCACGCCGTGCGCCTGCCGGAGGAGATCACCCGCGGCGAGGGGCTGCGCGAGGCCATCGCCCGCAGCGGACTGTTTCTGGAGGCCCAGCTCGCCCAGCCGCGCACGGATCTCGCGGCCCTGGCCACCGACGACTGGAAGGCCGCGCTGTTGCGCCTGGCCGCCACGCTGGAGCCGCATGCGCCGGCGCGCCCGCCCGCCCGCGGCGCCGAAACGCCGCCGCCGCTGCAGCAGCGCGGCCTGCAGCCTCCGCAGGCGCGTCAGCCGACGCCGCTGGAGCTGCTGGAGAGCGAAGGCATCGATGCCCTGATCGAGCGTCTGCACGGCGATGTGCGCGCCGCACTGGCACGCCTGGAGGTGGCACAGCTGGACAACACCCAGGCCACGGCGTGGATGATCGAGATTCCCGTCCAGGGCGAGGGCGGCCGCGATGTCCTGCAGCTGCATCTGGCCTTCGGCCGTGCCGAGGAGGGCGGCGGCGCCTGGACGCTGGGTTTTTCCATCGACCTGCCGCCCCTGGGGCCGGTGCAGGGTGAGCTGCACCTGCGCGACCTGCGCCTTGGCGTGCGCCTGTGGGCCGAGCGCGGCGACACCGCCGAACGGCTGGAGCGCCAGTTCCCCGCGCTGCGCCAGCGTCTGGCCGCCTGCGGACTGCTGCTCGACCAGCTGAGCTGCCAGACCGGTCTGCCGCACGGGCCGCAACGCGCCGGCGGCCTGCTGTTCAAGGCCACGGCATGA